In one bacterium genomic region, the following are encoded:
- a CDS encoding type II toxin-antitoxin system PemK/MazF family toxin translates to MTFKAFDVVAVPFPFTDRKQAKKRPALVLSSARNFNEPVGQSIMAMITSSKNQPWPEDVPIEDLKSAGLPVSSVIRMKLFTLDHRLVEKKLGSLSVRDRKRLLDSLHSVLEDCLS, encoded by the coding sequence GTGACCTTTAAGGCCTTCGACGTCGTCGCCGTGCCCTTTCCTTTCACCGACCGCAAGCAAGCCAAGAAGCGGCCGGCCTTGGTGCTTTCCTCGGCGAGGAATTTCAACGAGCCGGTCGGCCAGAGCATTATGGCGATGATCACCAGCTCGAAAAATCAACCTTGGCCGGAGGATGTCCCGATCGAGGACTTGAAGTCGGCCGGCCTTCCGGTCTCTTCGGTCATTCGGATGAAGCTTTTCACTCTCGATCATCGCCTCGTTGAAAAAAAACTGGGAAGTCTGTCCGTGCGTGATCGGAAAAGACTGTTGGATTCGCTTCATTCGGTTTTGGAAGATTGTCTGTCATGA
- a CDS encoding AbrB/MazE/SpoVT family DNA-binding domain-containing protein, producing the protein MEASKLTSKFQATVPKNVRDFLGLEKGDLIGFELKKGQVTVRKISPLDWAFARSLESTFNEWQSANDEEAYRDL; encoded by the coding sequence ATGGAAGCGTCCAAACTCACGTCGAAATTTCAGGCCACCGTTCCTAAAAATGTTAGGGATTTCCTGGGCTTAGAAAAGGGAGACCTGATTGGTTTCGAATTGAAAAAAGGCCAGGTCACCGTTCGAAAGATCTCGCCTTTGGACTGGGCTTTCGCTCGCTCCTTGGAGTCGACTTTTAACGAATGGCAATCGGCCAACGACGAAGAGGCTTATCGTGACCTTTAA